In a single window of the Rhizobiaceae bacterium genome:
- a CDS encoding LysR family transcriptional regulator: MDTLTRIRAFIEVVDAEGFSAAARKTGRSKALLSKYVRELEDDLGTLLLNRTTRQFSLTEAGHTYFRRASEILRDIDTLADSVRDSSGDVRGRIKLSAPRTFADAAMGQSLIDFAIAHPDIVLDVNLDDRFVDLVEEGYDIAIRISRLESSSLIARRLAPFGMRLCASPALIARRGRPERPQDLANLPCIIDSNARTLSNWPFRNENGDTFTVQVSGPIEVNSPMAVRAATLAGLGFAIMPDFIVAEDIAAGRLFCMLDEFLPEGGGIFAVYPHRRYLPAKIRAFVDFTAKWFKQREKS, from the coding sequence ATGGATACGCTGACCCGCATTCGCGCCTTTATCGAAGTCGTTGACGCAGAAGGGTTTTCTGCCGCCGCGCGCAAGACCGGGCGGTCCAAAGCGCTGCTGTCGAAATATGTGCGGGAGCTGGAGGACGATCTCGGAACGCTGCTGCTGAACCGCACCACGCGCCAGTTCTCGCTCACCGAGGCGGGACATACCTATTTCCGCCGCGCATCGGAGATTCTGCGCGACATCGACACGCTGGCGGATTCGGTGCGCGATTCCTCCGGGGATGTGCGCGGCCGGATCAAGCTTTCCGCCCCGCGCACTTTCGCCGATGCCGCGATGGGGCAATCGTTGATCGATTTCGCCATCGCCCATCCCGACATCGTGCTGGACGTCAATCTCGACGACCGCTTCGTCGATCTGGTCGAGGAAGGATATGACATCGCCATCCGCATTTCGCGTCTTGAAAGCTCCTCCCTGATCGCGCGGCGGCTCGCGCCGTTCGGAATGCGGCTCTGCGCATCCCCTGCCCTCATCGCCCGACGCGGCAGGCCGGAACGCCCGCAAGACCTGGCCAATCTGCCCTGCATCATCGATTCCAACGCGCGCACCCTTTCGAACTGGCCTTTTCGCAACGAAAACGGCGATACCTTCACGGTTCAGGTTTCGGGGCCGATCGAGGTCAACAGCCCGATGGCGGTGCGCGCCGCAACGCTTGCCGGGCTCGGCTTCGCGATCATGCCCGACTTCATCGTTGCCGAGGACATCGCCGCCGGACGCCTGTTCTGCATGCTGGACGAGTTCCTGCCGGAAGGCGGCGGCATCTTCGCCGTCTATCCGCATAGGCGCTACCTGCCGGCAAAAATCCGGGCTTTTGTGGACTTCACCGCAAAATGGTTCAAACAGCGCGAGAAATCGTGA